Proteins from one Mucilaginibacter jinjuensis genomic window:
- a CDS encoding YbbR-like domain-containing protein, with protein sequence MAIVKLSASERRRLTAFITCLVLAAAAWMLTTLNRNYSYKVKRLLVYNNMPQRRAFRALQSDTVDAIVEGSGWEMVFSKFKPVDKRVNIDLHSLESKSFIALNDQLEHINERKEPEQKIISFDPDTLYFDFTNRSTKKVPVKLLSNIVYQPQFANSGNIVISPAYVTLSGPSNVIDKITSWNTDSLNLQDVDETVSTRVDLKSVHEANLTVYPKTVQVRIPVDEYTEKTLDIPVKLIGNVHYYDVKVFPQKVKVTFTTSLTKYHELDEDFFDATADLSLWSDRNYSILPVALKRIPPYCKIVKIEPQNVDFIVKK encoded by the coding sequence ATGGCAATTGTAAAACTATCAGCATCAGAGCGCAGGCGCCTTACGGCGTTTATAACCTGCCTGGTGCTTGCTGCTGCCGCCTGGATGTTAACCACCTTAAACCGTAATTATAGTTACAAGGTTAAACGCTTGCTGGTTTATAACAATATGCCGCAGCGCAGGGCTTTCAGGGCATTACAATCAGATACGGTTGATGCCATTGTAGAGGGCAGCGGCTGGGAGATGGTTTTCTCGAAATTTAAGCCGGTTGATAAGCGCGTTAATATCGATCTGCATTCGCTGGAAAGTAAGAGTTTCATAGCCTTAAACGACCAGTTAGAGCACATTAACGAACGAAAAGAGCCTGAGCAAAAGATCATCAGCTTTGATCCCGACACGCTGTATTTTGATTTTACAAACCGCAGTACTAAAAAGGTACCGGTTAAGCTGTTATCCAATATTGTTTATCAGCCGCAGTTTGCCAATTCGGGCAATATTGTTATTTCGCCTGCCTACGTAACCCTTAGCGGCCCCAGTAATGTAATTGACAAGATAACCAGTTGGAATACAGATTCGCTGAACCTGCAAGATGTTGATGAAACGGTAAGTACCCGGGTTGATTTAAAATCTGTACATGAAGCCAACCTCACCGTTTATCCCAAAACGGTACAGGTACGTATCCCGGTTGATGAGTACACCGAGAAAACGCTCGATATTCCAGTAAAGCTTATCGGTAATGTGCATTACTATGATGTAAAGGTGTTTCCGCAAAAGGTGAAGGTTACCTTTACCACATCGTTAACCAAATACCATGAGTTGGATGAGGATTTCTTTGACGCCACAGCCGATCTTAGCCTCTGGAGCGATCGCAACTACAGTATTTTGCCTGTTGCGCTTAAACGCATCCCGCCGTATTGTAAAATAGTGAAGATAGAGCCGCAGAACGTTGATTTTATTGTGAAAAAGTAA
- a CDS encoding MarR family winged helix-turn-helix transcriptional regulator produces MQIDEEIQGKFEDDYHRAVVNLNYTYGWLNNLLRYHFEQYNLTSQQFNILRILRGQYPNPATVNLLKDRMIDKMSDASRIVDRLVQKGLVSRCTNNKDRRAVDIRISEEGLATLCKMDKEVKTSDLIKQNLTEEDAAQLSSLLDKMRG; encoded by the coding sequence ATGCAAATAGATGAAGAGATACAAGGTAAGTTTGAGGATGATTACCACCGCGCGGTAGTTAACCTAAACTATACCTACGGGTGGCTTAATAATCTTTTACGCTACCATTTCGAACAGTATAATTTAACCAGTCAGCAATTTAACATCCTGCGCATTTTGCGGGGGCAATACCCTAATCCGGCTACGGTTAATTTGTTGAAGGACAGGATGATCGATAAAATGTCGGATGCCTCACGTATTGTAGATCGTTTGGTGCAAAAGGGTTTGGTATCGCGCTGCACCAATAATAAAGACCGCCGTGCTGTTGATATCCGCATTAGCGAAGAAGGCCTGGCCACGCTTTGCAAAATGGATAAAGAGGTTAAAACAAGCGACCTGATCAAACAGAACCTTACGGAAGAAGATGCAGCCCAGCTTAGCAGTTTGCTGGATAAAATGCGCGGTTAA
- a CDS encoding DUF1573 domain-containing protein, whose protein sequence is MKKVFLGLIAIAVLASCNSANSNNKSADSTAAKTANVPAGDLPVMKFERDTHDFGKIKGGDLVHYDFKFTNTGKSPLIITNATATCGCTKPEFPKTPVAPGASDVIKVTFNSTGKMGLQDKQITVTANTNPTETRVHLVGEVTNPSSN, encoded by the coding sequence ATGAAAAAAGTTTTTTTAGGCCTGATAGCAATTGCCGTATTGGCATCATGCAATTCAGCTAATTCAAACAATAAGTCTGCTGACAGCACAGCAGCTAAAACTGCAAACGTACCTGCGGGGGATTTACCAGTTATGAAGTTTGAGCGTGATACCCACGACTTTGGCAAAATTAAAGGGGGCGACCTGGTACATTACGACTTTAAATTTACCAACACCGGTAAATCGCCGTTAATTATTACCAATGCAACTGCAACATGCGGTTGTACCAAACCAGAGTTCCCTAAAACACCTGTTGCACCCGGTGCATCGGATGTAATTAAGGTAACCTTTAACAGCACCGGTAAAATGGGTTTACAGGATAAACAAATTACTGTTACAGCCAACACTAATCCAACCGAAACCAGGGTACACCTGGTAGGTGAAGTTACCAATCCATCAAGTAATTAA
- the nusB gene encoding transcription antitermination factor NusB, whose amino-acid sequence MLNRRHLRVKVLQALYAYYQTDKADLKLHEKGLLQSIDKVYEMYIWMLSLIAEVANHAITDAEERANKYLPTAEDLKPNLKITENRFLTSLAQNGDYMAGVKRYKVSWDFDPELSKALFTILKNSPEYAEYLEFKDDTIQTDKDIIKFIFKKVILKSSLAEQVFEDKFIVWPVDRDVLQALIAKTFKNFSYDEPSKNRLAEVTGNWEEDRDFIVNLFEQTIRHNDQYQELIGAKTQNWEPERIAMMDTLLMKMAIAEFINFASVPVKVTINEYLEIAKEFSTPKSNSFINGILDKILFELKAENKIRKTGRGLIE is encoded by the coding sequence ATGTTAAACAGAAGGCACCTTAGGGTAAAAGTATTACAGGCATTATATGCCTACTACCAAACAGACAAAGCAGACCTCAAGCTTCACGAAAAGGGTTTGTTACAGAGTATTGATAAAGTTTACGAGATGTACATCTGGATGCTATCGCTTATTGCCGAAGTGGCAAACCATGCGATAACAGATGCAGAAGAACGCGCTAATAAATACCTGCCCACGGCAGAAGATCTGAAACCAAATCTTAAAATTACCGAAAACCGTTTCCTTACTTCGCTGGCGCAAAACGGCGATTATATGGCCGGTGTAAAACGCTATAAAGTATCATGGGATTTTGATCCCGAGCTTTCTAAAGCTTTATTTACCATCCTTAAAAACTCGCCTGAGTATGCCGAGTATTTAGAATTTAAGGACGATACCATCCAGACAGATAAAGACATTATCAAGTTCATCTTCAAAAAGGTGATCCTGAAATCATCTCTGGCCGAGCAGGTATTTGAAGATAAATTTATTGTTTGGCCGGTTGACAGGGACGTATTGCAGGCCCTTATCGCCAAAACCTTCAAAAACTTCTCGTACGATGAGCCTTCTAAAAACCGTTTGGCAGAAGTTACCGGTAACTGGGAAGAAGACCGCGATTTTATTGTGAACCTGTTTGAGCAAACCATCCGTCACAACGATCAGTACCAGGAGCTGATTGGCGCTAAAACCCAAAATTGGGAGCCGGAGCGTATTGCTATGATGGATACGCTTTTAATGAAGATGGCCATTGCCGAATTTATTAACTTTGCTTCTGTACCGGTTAAGGTAACCATAAACGAGTACCTGGAGATAGCCAAGGAGTTTAGCACGCCAAAAAGTAATTCGTTTATAAACGGTATATTGGACAAGATTTTATTTGAACTTAAAGCCGAAAACAAGATCCGTAAAACCGGAAGAGGATTAATTGAATAA
- the accD gene encoding acetyl-CoA carboxylase, carboxyltransferase subunit beta: protein MAWFKRESKGIITTTEEKKEAPDGIWNKCPNCKKPLHYSEQVENQYVCHYCGYHLRIGSAEYFSVLFDDNEFTELFADLRSGDPLHFVDTKKYTDRLKDTIAKTGLNDAIRAAHGKIGGQDIMIACMDFNFIGGSMGSVVGEKIARSIDYSIANKVPFLMISKSGGARMMEAAFSLMQMAKTSAKLALLSQAKVPYISLLTDPTTGGVTASYAMLGDINIAEPGSLIGFAGPRVIKETIKKDLPKGFQTAEFVQEHGFLDFIVDRREMKEKLASFLKMMKN, encoded by the coding sequence ATGGCGTGGTTTAAACGTGAATCAAAAGGAATAATAACTACTACCGAAGAAAAGAAGGAAGCTCCGGATGGTATCTGGAACAAATGCCCGAATTGCAAAAAACCATTACACTACTCAGAACAGGTTGAAAACCAGTACGTATGCCACTATTGCGGCTATCATTTACGTATCGGATCAGCAGAATATTTCTCTGTTTTGTTTGATGATAATGAGTTTACCGAGCTATTTGCCGACCTCCGTTCGGGCGACCCTTTGCACTTTGTAGACACTAAAAAATATACAGACCGATTAAAAGATACGATAGCTAAAACCGGATTAAATGATGCCATCCGCGCAGCGCATGGTAAAATTGGCGGCCAGGATATTATGATTGCCTGTATGGATTTTAACTTCATCGGCGGTTCTATGGGCTCGGTTGTGGGCGAAAAAATTGCCCGTTCTATCGATTACAGTATTGCAAACAAAGTACCGTTTTTGATGATCTCGAAATCGGGTGGTGCACGTATGATGGAGGCTGCTTTTTCATTAATGCAGATGGCGAAAACATCAGCCAAGCTGGCTTTATTATCGCAGGCCAAAGTTCCGTACATCTCTTTATTAACCGACCCTACTACAGGTGGTGTAACCGCATCTTACGCAATGCTGGGCGATATCAATATTGCTGAACCAGGTTCACTGATCGGCTTTGCAGGCCCGCGCGTTATTAAAGAAACCATTAAAAAGGATTTGCCTAAAGGTTTCCAAACTGCAGAATTTGTACAAGAGCACGGTTTCCTTGACTTTATTGTTGACCGCCGCGAGATGAAAGAGAAATTAGCTTCGTTTTTGAAGATGATGAAAAATTAA
- a CDS encoding phosphatase PAP2 family protein, translating into MSEHLLQLDRYLFHFVNHDLNNPFFDVVMPWLRNPKFWIPLYAFILIFTIWKYKKQGVIIILLFIATVGTADFTSATLIKNVVQRVRPCRDSAMAATLINPTEVGCGTGYSFPSTHATDHFSMALFLILVYCKKWRWIWFWAILWAALVSFAQVYVGVHYPIDVTAGALYGSLIGILFALLHKRIQPAFYTT; encoded by the coding sequence ATGTCCGAACATTTGTTACAGCTCGACCGGTATTTGTTTCATTTTGTAAATCACGATCTTAACAATCCGTTTTTCGACGTGGTGATGCCCTGGCTGCGCAACCCCAAATTCTGGATTCCGCTGTATGCCTTTATATTGATCTTCACTATCTGGAAGTATAAAAAGCAGGGCGTAATTATCATTTTATTATTTATCGCCACAGTTGGCACAGCCGATTTTACCAGCGCTACGCTGATTAAGAACGTTGTACAACGCGTTCGCCCCTGCCGCGACTCTGCCATGGCAGCAACTTTAATTAACCCTACAGAGGTTGGCTGCGGTACGGGATATAGCTTTCCATCTACACACGCCACCGATCATTTTTCGATGGCGCTGTTCCTAATCTTGGTTTATTGTAAAAAATGGCGATGGATTTGGTTTTGGGCGATATTGTGGGCTGCACTTGTTAGCTTTGCTCAGGTTTATGTGGGCGTACACTACCCTATTGATGTTACAGCCGGTGCGCTGTATGGTTCATTAATAGGTATATTGTTCGCGCTGCTACACAAAAGGATTCAACCTGCATTTTATACAACATGA
- a CDS encoding cysteine desulfurase family protein: MRVYLDNAATTPMDPEVLKEMYKVMESHFGNPSSIHAHGREARSLLEKARRTVANLLHASPAEIFFTSGGTEADNMAIRCAIMDYGIKHAITSRIEHHAVLHTLEAMEKAGLIKLSFVDIAPAGEVDYKHLEKLLQENERSLVSIMHANNELGTLNNIELIGDLCEQHNAIFHSDTVQTFGHYAHDVSKLKVHFMVCSAHKLHGPKGVGFIYVSHKVKINPLLYGGAQERNMRGGTENIYGIAGLAKAVEMAYADMEEHKNHIQGLKTYMMESLKAQIPGIHFNGETDPAKSLYTVLNVSFPEMEMSDMLLFNLDIAGISASGGSACSSGSNIGSHVLTAIGASPDRPAVRFSFSKLTTKEEIDYTVNKVREICLVNA; this comes from the coding sequence ATGCGTGTTTATTTAGACAATGCCGCTACTACTCCGATGGATCCGGAGGTATTGAAAGAAATGTATAAAGTTATGGAGAGCCATTTCGGTAATCCATCATCAATACACGCTCATGGGCGTGAAGCGCGTTCATTGCTGGAGAAAGCGCGCCGTACCGTAGCTAATTTGCTGCACGCATCGCCTGCCGAGATCTTTTTTACCTCTGGTGGTACCGAGGCCGATAATATGGCCATCCGTTGTGCTATTATGGATTATGGCATTAAACATGCCATAACCAGCCGTATAGAGCACCATGCCGTATTGCATACCCTGGAAGCTATGGAGAAGGCGGGTTTAATTAAACTAAGCTTTGTTGATATAGCCCCAGCCGGCGAGGTTGATTACAAACATCTTGAGAAGTTACTGCAGGAAAATGAGCGCAGCCTGGTTTCTATTATGCATGCTAACAACGAGTTAGGCACGTTAAATAATATTGAGCTGATAGGTGACCTTTGCGAGCAGCATAACGCCATTTTTCATAGCGACACGGTACAGACGTTCGGCCACTATGCGCATGATGTGAGCAAGCTTAAAGTGCATTTTATGGTATGCTCTGCCCACAAGCTGCATGGGCCTAAAGGCGTAGGCTTTATCTATGTGAGCCATAAGGTTAAAATTAATCCGTTGTTGTACGGAGGTGCGCAGGAACGCAACATGCGCGGAGGTACCGAAAATATTTATGGTATTGCAGGCTTAGCCAAAGCGGTTGAGATGGCTTATGCCGATATGGAAGAGCACAAAAACCACATCCAGGGTTTGAAAACCTATATGATGGAAAGCTTAAAGGCACAAATACCGGGCATCCATTTTAATGGTGAAACAGATCCGGCTAAGAGTTTATATACCGTATTGAACGTATCATTCCCTGAGATGGAAATGTCGGATATGCTATTGTTTAACCTGGATATTGCCGGTATTTCGGCTTCGGGCGGTAGTGCTTGCAGCTCGGGGAGCAATATTGGTTCGCATGTGTTAACTGCTATCGGTGCCAGTCCGGATAGGCCTGCGGTACGCTTTTCTTTCTCTAAATTAACTACCAAAGAAGAGATTGATTACACTGTAAATAAAGTACGCGAAATTTGCCTGGTAAATGCATAA
- a CDS encoding ZIP family metal transporter — MIWKSLLLFFCAFLGGMSVFFFKGDNHKQLRLILSFSGAYLFAITVLHLIPDAYHGNDNYVGVFILIGFLFQIGLEQFSDGIEHGHIHVNEGGAFPYGIMISLCLHGFLEGMPLAEGQHNQLIYGIALHHIPAAFALATVLLHSKRGKGSVIFYVALFAIMAPAGYFFSDALSRGGIGNLQHYFNRIMGVVIGIFLHISTTILFESGPDHKFNERKLVAILTGAGIALAGFLSDVA; from the coding sequence ATGATCTGGAAATCGCTGCTCTTATTTTTCTGTGCCTTTTTAGGGGGCATGTCGGTATTTTTCTTCAAGGGCGATAACCATAAACAGTTAAGGCTGATATTATCTTTCAGCGGCGCTTATTTGTTTGCTATTACGGTTTTACACTTAATACCCGATGCTTATCATGGTAATGATAATTATGTGGGTGTATTTATACTGATTGGTTTTTTATTCCAGATAGGCCTTGAGCAGTTTTCGGATGGGATTGAACATGGACACATCCACGTAAATGAAGGCGGTGCTTTTCCGTATGGAATTATGATCAGCCTTTGCCTGCATGGCTTTCTGGAAGGTATGCCTTTAGCCGAAGGGCAGCATAACCAATTAATTTACGGTATTGCCCTGCACCATATACCAGCAGCCTTTGCGCTGGCCACGGTACTATTGCACAGTAAACGGGGTAAAGGTTCTGTAATATTTTATGTGGCTTTATTTGCCATTATGGCCCCGGCCGGATACTTTTTCAGCGATGCTTTAAGCCGTGGAGGTATCGGCAATCTGCAACATTATTTTAACCGGATAATGGGTGTGGTTATCGGGATATTCCTGCATATTTCAACCACTATCCTTTTCGAATCAGGGCCCGATCATAAGTTTAACGAGCGTAAACTGGTAGCTATACTAACAGGCGCAGGTATAGCATTGGCCGGTTTTTTAAGCGATGTAGCTTAA
- the coaE gene encoding dephospho-CoA kinase (Dephospho-CoA kinase (CoaE) performs the final step in coenzyme A biosynthesis.), protein MLKIGITGNIGSGKTTVSKVFELLGVPVFYADAAAREVMTNDEELISGVKQAFGIEAYFEDGSLNRKYIAGKVFNDPAELAKLNTLVHPATFRAFDNWAKSFPDAPYLMKEAAILFESGSYKLCDYSIIVTAPKEVRMQRVIARDNISIAEVESRDARQMPEEEKVKLANFRIKNDDTQLVIPQVLALHQQFLALAQTK, encoded by the coding sequence ATGTTAAAAATAGGCATCACCGGCAATATAGGTAGTGGCAAAACTACGGTAAGCAAAGTGTTTGAACTGCTTGGTGTGCCCGTATTTTATGCTGATGCTGCGGCGAGAGAGGTGATGACCAATGATGAGGAGCTAATCAGCGGTGTAAAGCAAGCCTTCGGCATAGAAGCTTATTTTGAGGATGGCAGCCTCAACCGTAAATACATTGCCGGCAAGGTGTTTAATGATCCTGCAGAATTGGCTAAGCTGAATACGCTGGTGCACCCCGCCACATTCAGGGCTTTTGATAATTGGGCAAAATCATTTCCTGATGCGCCTTATTTGATGAAAGAAGCTGCCATATTATTCGAAAGCGGCTCATACAAACTCTGCGACTACAGCATTATTGTAACCGCGCCAAAAGAAGTTAGGATGCAGCGTGTAATAGCCCGCGACAACATCAGTATAGCCGAAGTAGAAAGTCGCGATGCCCGCCAGATGCCCGAAGAAGAGAAGGTTAAACTGGCTAACTTTCGCATTAAAAATGATGATACCCAATTAGTAATACCGCAAGTGCTTGCCCTTCATCAGCAGTTTTTAGCGCTTGCCCAAACCAAATGA
- a CDS encoding DUF5522 domain-containing protein, with protein MLQEGIDYYINEDGNFVFTKEYHLKRGYCCKNKCLHCPWNYGREKPDQQAEK; from the coding sequence ATGTTGCAGGAAGGCATAGATTACTATATCAACGAGGATGGTAATTTTGTGTTTACCAAAGAATATCATTTAAAAAGGGGATATTGTTGTAAAAACAAATGCCTGCACTGCCCCTGGAACTATGGCCGTGAAAAGCCCGATCAACAAGCGGAAAAATAA
- the glmM gene encoding phosphoglucosamine mutase → MTLIKSISGIRGTIGGSVGEGLTPLDIVKFTSAFGSWAVKRSGLKKIVVGRDARISGSMVNNLVIGTLQGLGIDVIDLGLSTTPTVEVAVPAEQAAGGIIITASHNPKQWNALKLLNADGEFINDADGKEVLDIAENSDFNYADVNDLGTVTVDNSYLQKHIDMILALPLVDKEAIAKANFKIVIDCVNSTGGIFVPALLKALGVKTIHELYCEPDGIFPHNPEPLPENLRALSQEVVSKKADLGIAVDPDVDRLCFVSEDGNMFGEEYTLVTVADYVLKHNVGNTVSNLSSTRALRDVTEKAGGVYEAAAVGEVNVVNKMKETNAVIGGEGNGGIIYPELHYGRDALVGIALFLTHLAKFGKSVSVLRSTYPSYFISKNKITLTPEMDIDALLLKVEEKYKKQPHSTIDGLKIEFDKEWVHLRKSNTEPIIRIYSEGNSEQIANSLANKIIADIKDILQLKD, encoded by the coding sequence TTGACACTAATAAAATCGATTTCAGGAATACGCGGAACTATTGGCGGCAGCGTGGGAGAGGGTTTAACTCCGTTAGATATTGTAAAGTTTACGTCGGCATTTGGCTCGTGGGCGGTAAAAAGATCGGGCTTAAAGAAAATTGTTGTAGGCCGCGATGCCCGTATATCAGGCAGCATGGTAAACAACCTGGTTATAGGTACACTGCAAGGTTTGGGTATCGATGTGATCGACCTGGGCTTATCTACAACCCCTACAGTTGAAGTTGCCGTACCGGCAGAACAAGCTGCGGGCGGTATCATCATCACAGCCAGCCACAATCCAAAACAATGGAATGCGCTTAAACTGTTAAATGCCGATGGCGAATTTATTAACGATGCCGACGGTAAAGAGGTACTGGATATTGCCGAAAACAGCGATTTTAACTATGCAGATGTTAATGACTTAGGTACAGTTACTGTGGATAATAGCTATCTGCAAAAACATATCGACATGATATTGGCATTGCCTTTGGTTGATAAAGAAGCCATCGCTAAAGCCAACTTTAAAATAGTTATTGATTGCGTTAACTCAACAGGCGGCATATTTGTACCTGCTTTGTTGAAAGCTCTGGGTGTAAAAACCATCCACGAATTATATTGCGAACCAGATGGCATATTCCCACACAACCCGGAACCATTGCCTGAGAACCTGCGTGCATTATCGCAGGAAGTGGTAAGCAAAAAAGCTGATCTGGGTATCGCTGTCGATCCTGATGTTGACCGCTTATGCTTCGTTTCAGAAGATGGCAACATGTTTGGCGAAGAATATACGCTGGTTACCGTTGCCGATTATGTGCTGAAACACAATGTAGGTAACACGGTATCAAACCTGTCATCGACTCGTGCCCTGCGCGATGTGACAGAGAAAGCAGGCGGTGTTTATGAAGCTGCAGCGGTAGGCGAGGTTAACGTGGTTAACAAAATGAAAGAAACCAATGCGGTTATTGGTGGTGAAGGTAATGGCGGAATTATTTATCCTGAATTACATTACGGCCGTGATGCACTGGTGGGTATCGCTTTGTTTTTAACACACCTGGCTAAGTTTGGTAAATCGGTATCGGTTTTACGCAGTACTTACCCAAGCTACTTTATCTCTAAAAACAAGATCACCCTTACACCAGAAATGGATATTGATGCCCTGTTGTTAAAGGTAGAAGAGAAATACAAAAAACAGCCCCACAGCACAATAGACGGGCTTAAAATCGAGTTTGATAAAGAGTGGGTACACCTGCGCAAGTCAAACACCGAGCCTATTATCCGCATCTACTCAGAAGGTAATTCAGAGCAGATCGCCAATAGCCTCGCCAACAAGATAATTGCAGATATTAAGGATATATTACAGTTGAAAGATTAA
- the yajC gene encoding preprotein translocase subunit YajC, with translation MIATILLQAAGGGLGSMGSLIPMVLIIVVFYFFMIRPQMKKQKDQKKYVDELKKGDKVITTAGIHGKIAEIGDTTFTIEVDNGVKIRFDKSSISLDASKALNTTSVVKA, from the coding sequence ATGATAGCAACAATTCTATTACAAGCTGCAGGCGGTGGTTTAGGTAGCATGGGTTCACTGATCCCAATGGTACTGATCATCGTGGTATTCTATTTCTTTATGATCCGCCCGCAGATGAAAAAGCAAAAAGATCAAAAAAAATATGTTGACGAGCTGAAAAAAGGCGACAAGGTAATTACTACAGCCGGTATACACGGTAAAATTGCCGAAATTGGCGATACAACCTTTACAATTGAAGTTGACAACGGTGTTAAAATACGTTTCGATAAATCATCTATATCATTAGATGCATCAAAAGCGTTAAATACAACATCGGTAGTAAAAGCATAA
- a CDS encoding MBL fold metallo-hydrolase has translation MILDDFIYLDDKGIYCPYGDFYIDPKEPVPLAVISHAHADHAVSGNQEVYCTEATSAFMQLRYGKMAAKVFNLVGWHQPFKIKDVQITFISAGHMLGSAMILMEYQGSSYLYTGDFKLQPDNTCEPIEWHKADVLITESTFADPAVLHPDPVEEIKKLNDIKINIMLGSYALGKSQRLINLINEHAPQKKILVHHKIMPLNLIYERMGYKLGNYQMYGRKLMKNQEEFVYIVPPFTFDSYVRATGVKRLFASGWKNLQVNQQDTLFISDHADWNDILEAVKQVEPQQLWTLHGDGKHLKNYFKNGIFVKILN, from the coding sequence ATGATACTCGACGATTTTATTTACCTCGATGATAAAGGCATTTACTGCCCTTACGGCGATTTTTATATCGACCCTAAAGAGCCGGTCCCGCTTGCCGTAATATCACACGCACACGCCGATCATGCCGTTAGCGGTAACCAGGAGGTGTATTGTACCGAAGCTACGTCTGCTTTTATGCAGTTGCGTTACGGTAAAATGGCTGCCAAAGTTTTTAATTTAGTAGGCTGGCATCAACCTTTTAAGATTAAGGACGTACAGATCACCTTTATTTCGGCAGGCCACATGCTGGGATCAGCCATGATATTGATGGAATATCAAGGCAGTAGCTACCTGTATACCGGAGATTTTAAATTACAGCCCGATAATACCTGTGAGCCAATTGAGTGGCATAAAGCCGATGTACTGATCACAGAAAGCACCTTTGCCGATCCTGCCGTATTGCACCCAGATCCTGTGGAGGAAATTAAAAAGCTGAATGATATTAAGATCAATATCATGCTGGGTTCTTATGCGTTGGGTAAAAGCCAGCGGTTGATTAATTTGATCAATGAGCATGCGCCGCAGAAAAAGATCCTGGTTCACCATAAAATAATGCCTTTAAATCTCATTTACGAGCGGATGGGCTATAAGTTAGGCAACTATCAAATGTATGGCCGTAAGCTGATGAAAAACCAGGAAGAGTTTGTTTACATTGTGCCGCCGTTTACTTTCGATAGTTATGTACGTGCAACGGGTGTTAAAAGGCTGTTTGCTTCGGGCTGGAAGAATTTGCAGGTAAACCAACAGGATACTTTGTTTATCTCAGACCATGCCGATTGGAACGACATCCTCGAAGCCGTAAAGCAAGTTGAGCCGCAGCAACTATGGACTTTACATGGTGACGGAAAACATCTTAAAAATTACTTTAAGAATGGTATTTTTGTAAAAATTTTAAACTGA